The following are encoded in a window of Solibacillus sp. FSL R7-0668 genomic DNA:
- a CDS encoding response regulator transcription factor, which translates to MINVLLVDDHVLIRKGIALLLENHVDIAVVGEANDGEEAIQLAYQTDPDVILMDISIPNGLDGFTATKEIKKNLPHIKVILLTMHDEVAYIQQAIDIEADGYILKNSQGGIMYEAILSVYHGKTYYEVGLPQEQLEKLFKNKGNPKTDVLSTREREIVRLTILGYSNIQIAEKLFISAKTVENHKANSMKKLNLKSKAELIQYGITNGYIQ; encoded by the coding sequence ATGATTAACGTATTATTAGTAGATGACCATGTGCTCATTCGTAAAGGAATTGCACTATTATTAGAAAACCATGTCGATATTGCAGTTGTTGGTGAAGCAAATGACGGCGAAGAGGCGATTCAATTAGCTTACCAAACAGATCCAGATGTCATATTGATGGATATTTCGATTCCAAATGGGCTGGATGGTTTTACAGCGACGAAGGAAATTAAAAAGAATTTACCTCATATTAAAGTGATTCTGTTAACGATGCATGATGAAGTGGCCTATATTCAACAAGCCATTGATATAGAAGCGGACGGCTATATTTTAAAAAATAGTCAGGGCGGGATCATGTACGAGGCGATTTTGTCTGTCTATCACGGTAAAACCTATTATGAAGTGGGCTTACCACAGGAGCAGTTAGAAAAGCTATTTAAAAATAAAGGTAATCCAAAAACCGATGTGCTCTCCACACGCGAGCGAGAAATTGTACGCCTAACCATTTTAGGGTATAGCAATATTCAAATCGCGGAAAAACTATTTATTAGTGCCAAAACTGTCGAGAATCACAAGGCCAATAGTATGAAAAAGCTCAATTTGAAAAGTAAGGCAGAGCTGATTCAGTATGGCATTACCAATGGTTATATCCAATAA
- a CDS encoding sensor histidine kinase, protein MTVRLPYEYLKEIYEHIQDGIIVMKANREIIMMNPAAAKLTGWAIGDSVPYCTYCMTREKKEGEPTCYLIANREVPSFLSQMPTYHGQKIDVEMSTAAIYANADTGESEYLLVLRDQELIKKAQQAENTKKMIRALIEAKESEHKRLAQELHDGIGQSLFTVSVALQAVESFVKENPKLSLYIHEVQAELQRAMDDINAYSHQLRPHSLDQLGLVPTIQMMIDTTMKNTPALTIDLLTEGVDRCDPVVEINLYRVIQEALHNVVKYANASHVQIDIIKDSRQIEMKICDNGIGFNREKIKSPGLGLKHMEERIDLLNGQFEIESNIGEGTTIDIVVPRWRPQDD, encoded by the coding sequence ATGACGGTTCGCCTACCTTATGAGTATTTAAAGGAAATTTATGAACATATTCAAGATGGCATTATTGTGATGAAAGCAAACCGTGAAATTATTATGATGAACCCCGCAGCCGCAAAATTAACGGGCTGGGCAATTGGTGATTCCGTTCCGTATTGTACCTATTGTATGACCCGGGAAAAAAAGGAGGGGGAACCGACCTGCTACTTGATTGCGAATCGTGAGGTGCCGTCCTTTTTATCGCAAATGCCAACGTATCATGGACAAAAAATCGATGTAGAAATGAGTACCGCTGCGATTTATGCAAATGCCGATACTGGGGAAAGTGAGTATTTGCTTGTGTTACGCGACCAGGAATTAATTAAAAAAGCACAGCAAGCCGAAAATACAAAGAAAATGATTCGTGCATTAATTGAAGCAAAGGAATCCGAGCATAAGCGTCTTGCACAGGAATTGCATGATGGTATAGGACAATCCTTATTTACCGTATCCGTCGCATTGCAGGCGGTAGAGTCATTTGTCAAAGAAAATCCGAAATTATCGCTGTATATTCATGAAGTTCAAGCCGAGCTGCAACGAGCAATGGATGATATTAACGCCTATTCCCATCAGTTACGCCCCCATAGCTTAGATCAGCTAGGTCTAGTGCCAACGATTCAAATGATGATTGATACGACGATGAAAAATACACCTGCACTGACAATTGATTTACTGACAGAGGGGGTAGATCGCTGTGATCCTGTTGTCGAAATTAACTTATATCGTGTCATTCAAGAGGCGCTTCATAATGTGGTGAAATATGCGAATGCCAGCCACGTTCAAATTGATATTATAAAGGATTCTCGACAAATTGAGATGAAGATTTGTGATAATGGGATTGGCTTTAATCGCGAAAAAATAAAGAGTCCCGGCTTAGGGTTAAAGCATATGGAAGAGCGCATTGACTTATTAAACGGCCAGTTCGAAATTGAGTCTAATATTGGAGAAGGTACGACGATTGACATTGTTGTGCCAAGATGGAGACCACAAGATGATTAA